The following proteins come from a genomic window of Alnus glutinosa chromosome 10, dhAlnGlut1.1, whole genome shotgun sequence:
- the LOC133879114 gene encoding uncharacterized protein LOC133879114: MELGIPFAKTVTYRMFVSYLNQAKLEASDLKVRHMFFVKEQRAYLAHIAKEWQFIIKHVQKCNSDIVLTANGHKFVLTDASPAEPANNASEPVRQRFDRWKRSDEMAKCYVLASVSNVLQHQLQDLDHASGMMTILKEMFGEQNRTAKSVTMRSLLNRKITEITPVREHCLSMIAILNSLEVQGVEIDSELQVDIILHSLPDSYNQFRLNVTMKK, encoded by the exons atggaattgggcattccatttgcAAAGACTGTTACATATCGAATGTTTGTGAGTTATCTTAATCAAGCGAAGTTAGAGGCTTCAG ATCTGAAGGTTCGTCACATGTTCTTCGTCAAGGAGCAAAGAGCTTATCTTGCCCATATAGCAAAGGAGTGGCAGTTTATTATTAAGCACGTTCAA AAATGTAATTCGGACATTGTGCTTACTGCTAATGGGCACAAATTTGTGTTAACCGATGCTAGTCCTGCTGAACCAGCTAATAATGCATCTGAGCCTGTTAGACAACGATTTGACCGCTGGAAAAGGTCAGATGAAATGGCAAAATGTTATGTTTTGGCCTCTGTGTCCAATGTACTCCAACATCAACTTCAAGATTTAGATCATGCCTCTGGCATGATGACAATTCTAAAGGAAATGTTTGGAGAGCAAAATCGTACTGCTAAGTCAGTGACAATGAGATCTTTGTTGAACAGAAAGATTACTGAAATTACTCCAGTAAGGGAGCATTGTCTTTCTATGATAGCTATTCTCAATTCATTGGAAGTTCAAGGTGTTGAGATTGATAGTGAATTGCAAGTGGACATAATACTTCATTCCCTGCCTGACTCCTATAATCAGTTCAGATTGAATGTGACAATGAAGAAATAA